One part of the Sulfolobus tengchongensis genome encodes these proteins:
- a CDS encoding acetamidase/formamidase family protein, which produces MQYTIHAITHNKWDNSLTPIMSITDGDIITVETKEASDGQVTPTSNEKDLLKLDFSKIHPLTGPIEVKNAEPGDAIEIEFLEFKHKGWGWTGVLPGFGFLADEQYTAPIDLQGPALKIWKVDEKYAYAKFGDLNVKIPIYPFPGVIGTALPYRGKLSTIPPRENGGNMDIKHLTVGTRLYLPVFVKGALLSIGDTHLAQGDGEVCGTAIEAPMEVTMRVRLIKNLGITQPLFVTKKVKEMEYGEYIAYPGIDPNLWNASKKAIKGIISILSKYMAPVEAYILASVAVNLRVSEVVDVPNWIVTAYLPKDIFETEIEIF; this is translated from the coding sequence ATGCAATATACGATTCACGCCATAACCCACAATAAATGGGATAATTCGTTAACTCCCATAATGAGTATAACTGATGGAGATATAATTACTGTGGAAACTAAGGAAGCATCAGATGGTCAGGTTACACCAACATCTAATGAAAAAGATCTCCTTAAGTTAGACTTTTCTAAAATTCACCCGCTAACTGGGCCAATAGAAGTCAAGAATGCAGAACCGGGTGATGCAATAGAAATAGAATTCTTGGAGTTTAAGCATAAGGGATGGGGATGGACTGGTGTACTTCCCGGTTTCGGATTTCTGGCTGACGAGCAATATACCGCACCAATAGACCTTCAAGGTCCTGCGTTAAAAATTTGGAAAGTTGATGAAAAGTACGCTTACGCTAAGTTTGGAGACCTAAATGTGAAAATACCAATTTATCCTTTTCCCGGCGTAATTGGCACTGCGTTGCCTTATAGGGGTAAATTAAGTACAATACCTCCCAGAGAAAATGGGGGAAATATGGATATAAAGCACTTAACAGTAGGAACTAGGTTATATCTTCCTGTGTTCGTTAAAGGGGCTTTGCTCTCAATAGGAGATACTCATTTGGCTCAAGGTGATGGTGAAGTTTGTGGCACCGCAATAGAGGCTCCTATGGAGGTTACAATGAGAGTTAGGCTGATAAAGAACCTTGGGATAACTCAACCACTCTTCGTTACAAAGAAAGTAAAGGAAATGGAATATGGAGAATATATAGCTTATCCGGGGATAGATCCTAATTTATGGAATGCGTCCAAGAAAGCTATAAAGGGTATAATTTCAATATTGTCTAAGTATATGGCTCCAGTAGAGGCGTATATATTAGCTAGCGTCGCCGTAAATCTTAGGGTTAGTGAAGTCGTGGATGTTCCAAACTGGATTGTTACAGCTTACTTACCAAAGGACATATTTGAGACTGAAATAGAGATCTTTTGA
- a CDS encoding long-chain fatty acid--CoA ligase: MDSTIMDYNLNIKSIFWRVEKLYRDREIISRTHEGIKRYTYADFALRVRKLATLLTNRKLAGERVASIAWNTHRHLELYFAVPLLGGILHTVNVRFHESEMDYVIREMEDRAIFLDKDITYKNNALPIFIFDEKYDEEVDSQEPFSDFPDVDEKQGAIACFTSGTTGKPKGVIYSHRSVFIHSLSLLASDVLGISSSDTVLPIVPMFHISAWDLPFASLMTGARLVLPGPRPKAEDIVKLIKDHKVTVGVGAPTVWIDVVAYVERESLDLSPLKVVVTGGAEPPLGLIKKLKELGVKTYHAWGMTETEAIATINKSDDIEKMSEQGYPIPAFEITLMDPEGKELPWDGKSVGELVARGAFVTKKYFNNPSNILVNNRWFRTGDVAKINQNGSVKVVDRLKDLIKSGGEWISSVDLENAIMSYEKVLEAVVVGVKDEKWGERPIALVVKKPGKEVTEQEIIEYLKSLNRFPKWWLPDKIIFVESIPKTSTGKLDKKVIRDQLNTILK; encoded by the coding sequence ATGGATTCAACAATAATGGACTATAATCTCAATATAAAGTCCATCTTCTGGAGAGTAGAAAAGTTATACAGAGATAGGGAGATAATATCTAGAACACATGAGGGAATAAAACGTTATACATACGCTGATTTCGCATTAAGGGTTAGGAAATTAGCCACATTGCTAACTAATCGAAAGTTAGCTGGTGAGAGAGTTGCGTCAATAGCTTGGAATACACATCGCCATTTAGAACTATACTTCGCAGTCCCACTATTAGGCGGAATTTTACATACGGTTAATGTAAGGTTTCATGAGTCAGAGATGGATTACGTAATCAGAGAGATGGAAGATAGAGCTATATTCCTAGATAAGGACATAACTTACAAAAACAATGCGTTGCCAATTTTCATTTTTGATGAAAAATATGACGAAGAAGTGGATTCGCAAGAACCATTTAGTGACTTTCCAGACGTAGATGAGAAGCAAGGCGCAATTGCTTGTTTTACTTCTGGAACAACCGGAAAACCTAAGGGAGTTATATACAGTCATAGGAGTGTGTTTATTCATTCTTTATCTTTACTTGCAAGTGACGTATTAGGTATTTCCTCCTCAGATACTGTATTACCAATAGTGCCAATGTTTCATATATCAGCGTGGGATTTACCTTTTGCCTCACTAATGACCGGAGCCAGATTAGTTTTACCTGGTCCTAGACCTAAGGCGGAGGATATTGTAAAATTAATAAAGGATCATAAGGTAACTGTCGGGGTAGGTGCTCCCACTGTTTGGATAGATGTAGTAGCTTACGTTGAGAGAGAATCATTGGATTTATCTCCATTAAAAGTCGTAGTTACAGGGGGAGCAGAACCACCTTTAGGATTAATTAAGAAACTAAAAGAGTTAGGAGTTAAAACGTATCATGCTTGGGGTATGACAGAAACCGAGGCTATAGCCACAATTAATAAGAGTGATGATATAGAGAAAATGTCTGAGCAAGGTTACCCAATTCCCGCCTTCGAAATTACGTTAATGGATCCTGAAGGAAAGGAATTGCCTTGGGATGGGAAATCAGTAGGAGAGTTGGTTGCCAGAGGGGCGTTTGTAACTAAAAAGTACTTTAACAATCCATCTAACATATTAGTTAATAATAGGTGGTTTAGAACTGGTGATGTAGCTAAAATAAATCAAAATGGAAGTGTTAAAGTAGTGGATAGGCTCAAGGATTTAATTAAAAGTGGTGGAGAATGGATAAGTAGCGTAGATTTGGAAAATGCAATAATGTCATATGAAAAAGTACTAGAAGCTGTAGTAGTTGGAGTGAAAGATGAGAAATGGGGCGAGAGACCAATAGCACTAGTAGTTAAGAAGCCTGGAAAGGAAGTTACAGAACAGGAAATCATTGAATACTTGAAATCATTGAATAGATTTCCAAAATGGTGGTTACCAGATAAAATAATATTCGTCGAATCAATACCTAAAACTAGTACTGGAAAACTAGATAAAAAAGTGATAAGAGATCAGCTAAATACTATCTTAAAGTAA
- a CDS encoding glycosyltransferase family 4 protein: protein MNLLVVNHRDLKHPKSGGAEQVIYEISRRLVRKGINVTWLAEEVNGLPREEEIEGIKILRKGNPLTLHFKAPSEARKYEVVIDSVAHAVPFYSYLVNKNSIALIHHVHQDVVKYELNPLMARVVALLERNVKNYENLIAVSNTTKRDLVERVGVREERIKVIYNGIDHNLYKPGKKAEEPTILWIGRLKKYKNPLDAIEIAKRVKAKLIMVGGGDLEDEVSRKIKEVNGKYLGRVNEERKIQLYQSAWIVIVTSFIEGWSMVTVEANACGTPVVAYNKGSLPEIINNGVNGYVVEYKNIEGMSKIINELLSNEDMMKKMWKTSYEESLKYDWDKSADEYYKYLQNFSR, encoded by the coding sequence GTGAACTTATTAGTAGTTAATCACAGGGATTTAAAGCATCCCAAATCTGGTGGAGCTGAGCAAGTAATTTACGAAATTTCTAGAAGGCTCGTTAGAAAAGGAATTAACGTAACTTGGCTAGCTGAGGAAGTAAATGGATTGCCAAGAGAAGAGGAAATTGAGGGTATTAAAATATTGAGAAAGGGTAACCCCTTAACGTTACATTTTAAAGCTCCTAGTGAGGCAAGAAAATACGAAGTAGTAATTGATAGTGTTGCTCATGCAGTCCCCTTTTATTCTTATTTAGTTAACAAAAATTCGATAGCGTTAATTCATCACGTTCACCAGGATGTTGTTAAATACGAATTAAATCCATTAATGGCTAGAGTTGTCGCGTTATTGGAAAGGAATGTTAAAAATTACGAGAATTTAATAGCAGTTTCCAATACTACTAAAAGAGATCTAGTGGAAAGAGTTGGAGTTAGGGAAGAAAGGATTAAGGTAATCTATAATGGTATTGATCACAATTTGTATAAGCCAGGTAAAAAGGCAGAAGAACCTACTATTCTATGGATAGGGAGGTTAAAGAAATATAAAAACCCTTTAGATGCAATAGAAATCGCTAAGAGAGTAAAGGCCAAACTTATTATGGTTGGTGGTGGGGATTTAGAGGATGAGGTTTCTAGAAAGATTAAGGAAGTTAATGGTAAGTATTTGGGAAGAGTCAATGAAGAAAGGAAGATTCAACTATATCAATCAGCGTGGATTGTTATAGTTACGTCTTTCATAGAGGGTTGGAGTATGGTAACAGTAGAGGCTAATGCTTGCGGTACTCCAGTTGTAGCTTATAATAAAGGGTCCTTACCAGAAATAATCAATAATGGGGTAAATGGTTACGTGGTTGAATATAAGAATATTGAAGGTATGAGCAAAATCATAAATGAACTACTTAGTAATGAAGATATGATGAAAAAGATGTGGAAAACCAGTTACGAGGAATCCTTGAAATACGATTGGGATAAAAGTGCTGATGAATATTACAAATATTTACAAAACTTTAGCAGATGA
- a CDS encoding ferredoxin family protein gives MTVNLLKRLGLNKYNVDKNSHIQVNTDICLTCKDKPCTKVCPAGTYEPSPDGRIIVHYERCLECGAALVACPYGAIKFTFPEGGISYKYG, from the coding sequence ATGACGGTAAATCTTTTGAAGAGATTAGGATTAAATAAGTATAATGTCGATAAGAACTCTCACATACAAGTAAATACCGATATTTGCCTGACATGTAAAGATAAACCTTGTACTAAGGTCTGTCCAGCTGGTACCTATGAGCCATCTCCAGATGGAAGAATAATAGTACACTATGAAAGATGTTTAGAGTGCGGAGCAGCATTAGTAGCTTGCCCGTATGGTGCCATTAAGTTCACTTTTCCAGAAGGAGGTATAAGTTATAAATACGGTTAG
- a CDS encoding NAD(P)/FAD-dependent oxidoreductase, translating to MSFDADVIIVGGGLAGLSTAITANREGLSTIVLERGEYSGSKNVSGGRMYTHALLQLFPDALERAPLERPVTKETYEVFCDEGKKITFSFEHKTKNSYTILRAKFDQWLAKEAENEGVLISYSTLVTNARREKDYIVVETNRGELKAPLIVDAGGVTSPVSRFLGIKKLEPKTLMLGVKEILDVKPNLPEDEGEARTIMGLIGNLKGGGFVYTNKDTLSVGVTIKVESLYNSNLPSHEIVERFREALGIEGNILEYSAHLIPYYGYDKLSNLYDRNLIVVGDAAGFLINDGFNIRGMDLAIGSGIVAGKALKKIKEMNDYSKTDIYYEMLKESFVLRDLKTALRSFKVLNEEEIFTKYPKILCNTLSKLFTVTSDGKERPINVLITESKNENVNTTKMLSDIMRLFI from the coding sequence ATGAGCTTTGATGCTGATGTTATAATAGTCGGCGGTGGTTTAGCCGGGCTTTCCACGGCTATTACTGCGAATAGAGAAGGGCTTTCCACAATTGTATTAGAAAGGGGCGAATACTCTGGGTCTAAGAACGTTTCTGGAGGAAGAATGTATACCCACGCCTTATTGCAATTATTTCCAGATGCGCTTGAAAGGGCTCCATTAGAAAGACCAGTAACGAAGGAAACTTATGAAGTATTCTGTGATGAAGGAAAGAAAATCACCTTTTCGTTTGAACATAAGACTAAGAATAGTTATACCATTCTTAGAGCTAAATTTGATCAATGGTTGGCGAAGGAAGCTGAAAATGAAGGTGTTTTAATCTCTTATTCCACATTAGTTACTAACGCTAGGCGAGAGAAGGATTACATTGTGGTGGAAACTAATAGGGGAGAGCTTAAAGCTCCGTTAATTGTAGATGCAGGTGGAGTAACTTCACCCGTATCTAGGTTTCTAGGAATAAAAAAATTGGAACCAAAAACGCTGATGTTAGGGGTAAAGGAGATTTTAGATGTGAAACCAAATTTACCGGAAGATGAAGGAGAGGCTAGAACAATAATGGGGCTCATAGGAAATCTGAAAGGAGGCGGTTTCGTTTACACAAACAAGGATACGTTATCTGTTGGAGTTACAATAAAAGTCGAATCACTTTATAATTCAAACTTACCATCACATGAAATAGTGGAAAGATTTAGAGAAGCTTTGGGAATAGAGGGGAACATCTTGGAGTACTCGGCACATTTAATTCCCTATTACGGTTATGACAAATTAAGTAACCTTTACGATAGGAACTTAATAGTTGTAGGTGATGCGGCAGGATTTTTAATAAACGATGGATTCAATATCAGGGGAATGGATTTGGCAATAGGTTCTGGAATTGTAGCTGGGAAAGCTTTGAAAAAGATTAAAGAAATGAACGATTACAGTAAAACAGATATTTATTACGAAATGTTGAAAGAATCATTTGTATTACGAGACTTAAAAACAGCCTTGAGGTCATTTAAGGTCTTAAATGAGGAGGAGATATTTACAAAATATCCTAAAATCTTGTGTAATACCTTGAGTAAACTATTTACAGTAACAAGTGATGGAAAGGAGAGACCCATAAACGTCTTAATAACTGAAAGTAAAAACGAAAACGTAAATACTACAAAGATGTTATCAGATATTATGAGGTTATTTATATGA
- a CDS encoding universal stress protein — translation MKRILVGYDGSQNAERALDFAIELASKFSAKLYIVEVIDLTVFYNAGVLPPLEATRSLEEKAKKDIKKAVEKAKERGVEADGITLEGDPANTILQFASDNQIDVIVVGSRGLSKIQRLILGSVSNKIAQESKVTVIIVK, via the coding sequence ATGAAGAGAATTTTAGTTGGTTACGATGGTTCTCAAAACGCTGAAAGAGCCTTAGACTTCGCTATAGAATTAGCTAGCAAGTTTTCCGCTAAATTATACATAGTTGAAGTAATAGACCTTACGGTATTTTATAACGCGGGGGTTCTTCCACCATTGGAGGCTACTAGATCCTTAGAAGAGAAAGCTAAAAAGGATATTAAGAAAGCAGTCGAAAAGGCAAAAGAAAGAGGAGTTGAAGCTGATGGAATAACGCTTGAGGGAGATCCTGCAAATACCATTCTACAATTCGCTTCAGATAATCAAATAGATGTAATAGTAGTTGGAAGTAGAGGTTTATCTAAAATACAACGATTAATTTTAGGTAGTGTATCCAATAAGATAGCTCAAGAATCTAAGGTTACTGTTATAATAGTTAAGTAA